In Luteipulveratus mongoliensis, the DNA window CGGAGATCTCGAACGCACGGCCCTCGAAGGGGATTCGCGAGAGCAGGGGCACCAGCGCGGCGTACAGCCCGACGCCGGTGAGCGCACCCCACAGCGCCAGACGTCCGGACTCCGCGACAGTGATCGTGCTGACCTGGCTGCGCGTGGCGCCGACGAGGCGAAGCGCCGCTAGCCGCTGGTCACGACGGCCGACCGTCAGGCGAGCAGCCACACCGCCGAGGGTGAGGACGGGCGCCACGAGCATCCCGGCCGCGCAGTAGGCGAGGAGGACGTAGGTCTGGCCGTTGAAGTCGTTGGGGTCTGGGTGTCGCACAGAGAACGCGTGGACGCCTGCGACCGTGATGAGCAGCGCTGCGCTGGTCACTGCGAAGGCGAGGACGGCCAGGCGGTTCGGCAACGCATTGGTGCCCTGGGTGAGGCGTTCGGCGCGACGGCCGACTCTGATGGCAGCCAGCGTGGGTGACTCGCTCATCGCCGCTCCTCCCCGATGATCTGACCGTCGCGCATCGTGATGGTGCGGTGGCACCAGGCGGCGACGCCGGCGTCGTGGGTCACGAGCACGAGCGAGGCACCCAGCTGATGGGTCAGGCCGGTGAGGTGCTGCATGACCTCGGCGCCGGTGCGCTGGTCAAGCGCGCCGGTCGGCTCGTCGGCGAAGACGACGCGAGGCTGTCCGACGAGCGATCGCGCGATGGCGACGCGCTGAGCCTGGCCGCCCGAGAGCTCACCTGGCCGGCGTCGCTCCAGGCCGGCGAGACCGAGCGGGGCGAACAGGGCGCCGGCACGATCCTCGGCATCCCGGCGGGGCGTACCTCCGAGCATGAGGGGGAGCGCGACGTTCTCGATCGCCGGCAGCTCCGGGAGCAGCTGTCCCGACTGGAAGACGAAGCCGAAGGTCTCCCGGCGCAGGCGGGTGCGCTCGGCGTCGGAGGCGCCACTCACATCGGCTCCGTCGAGGGAGACCTGGCCGCCGTCCGGCTGCAGGACTCCGGCGAGCAGGTGCAGCAGCGTCGTCTTGCCCGAGCCGGACGGGCCCATGACGGCGACCGCCTCACCCGGTTGGACGACGACGGTGACGCCCCGCAGCGCGGGCGGACTCTCCTGAGCGGAGGCGTACGACTTGGTCAGGTTGGCGCCCATCAGTCCGGTCACGAGGTGGGCCTGTGGGGGAGCGGGATACGGCATCGCAGTGGTCATGAACCCAGGCTGTCGAGATCGCCCCCTCGAGTCGTCCGCCCGCGGGCCGGACCGGGCTACGACCGGAGGTGGACGGCTGCAGCCTGGCCTCAGACCTGGGTCACAGCGTCCGCAACCTCGTCCCGGTCCTCTGCCGTGGACGGCTGCTGGCGCCCGCCCACCATCAGGAGGCACAACCCGGCTGCCAGCAGGCACAACGCACCCGAGACGTACCAGGCCAGGTCGTAGTTGCCGAGGCGGTCGCGTACGACGCCCGCGAGCACGGCGGCGATCGCGGCCCCGATCTGGTGGGAGGCGAACACCCACCCGAAGACGATCGGTGCGCGGTCGCCGAAGAACTGCCGGCACAGCGCCATCGTCGGCGGCACGGTCGCGACCCAGTCCAGGCCGTAGAACAGGATGAAGACGAACATGCTCGGATGGACGTTGGCCGCGAACAGCGTCGGCAGCAGGAACAACGACAGTCCGCGCAGCCCGTAGTACGCCGCGAGCAGCGCGCCCGAGCTCATCCGGTCCGTCAGCCAGCCCGAGAAGATCGTCCCGACGACGTCGAAGATCCCGATGAGGGCCAGCAGGCTCGCCGCCGCAGGCGCAGCCATGCCGTGGTCGTGGGCGGCCGGGATGAAGTGCGTGCCCACCAGGCCGTTCGTACTGGCGCCGCACACTGCGAACGTCGCTGCCAGGAGCCAGAAGATCGGTTCCTTCGCGGCATCGCGCAGGGTGCGCAGCGCGAGCGTCGCGATGCCGGTGGTCGGCGCAGGAGGCGCCGCCACTGGCGTACCTGCAGGAGCGCCGTACGCGGTCGTGCCCATCGCGCCCGGGTGGTCACGCATCCGCCAGAGCACGAGAGGTACGACGAGCAGCGCAACTCCCGCGGTCAGCACGGCCGCCCACCGCCAGCCTTTGGCGTCCGCGAGATGGGCGAGCACGGGCAGGAAGATGAGCTGCCCGGTGGCGCCGGCGGCGGTCAGGATCCCGGAGACCAGGCCGCGGCGGGCGACGAACCATCGACTGGTGATGGTCGCGACCATCGCCATCGACATCGAGCCGGTGCCCAGCCCGACCAGCACGCCCCAGCACAGGATGAGCTGCCACGAGTGGGTCATCCAGACCGGGAGCAATGAGCCGACGCTGACCAGCAGCAGCGCACCGGTGACGACACGACGGACGCCGAACCGCTCCATGAGGGCAGCGGAGAAGGGCGCAGTCAGGCCGAACAGCAGCAGGTTGACGGACACGGCCGCGCCGATCACGCCGTGCGGCCAGCCGAACTCCTCGTGCAGCGGATCCATGAGGACGCCCGGCGTCGATCGGAAGCCGGCTGCGCCGATGATGGTCAGGAACGTCACGCCGGCGATCCACCAGGCAGGGTGGATGCGGCGGCTCACGGCTGACGGCGTGGGGCTGAGAGTCACGCGACCCAGCCTGGTGGGCCGGTCGACGCTGAGCCAGTGGCCTGAAAGCCAACATGTGCAAGAATCCGGCCATGGAGACACTGCGCCCCGTCCAGGCTCCGACGCATCGGGTCGTCGTCCTCGCGCTCGAGGGCGCGGTGGCCTTCGAGCTCGGACTCCCGCACCGATTCTTCGCCACGTCGAGCCTGCTGCCCGGGTGGCCGTCGAACCCGACCGGTGAGCCGCCGTACGACGTCGCGATGTGCACCGTGGACGACGGTCCGATCACGACCTCCGCCGGCTACCAGGTATTGCCGAGCCACTCGCGCGAGGCGCTGGCAACCGCCGACACGGTCGTCCTCGTCGGCATGCCGTGGCACGAAGTGATGGAGAACGGAAAACTGGACGCGCCGATCCGCGAGGCGCTCGCTCTCGTGCCAGATAGCGCGCGATGGTTGTCGATCTGCACCGGAGCCTTCGTGCTCGCCGCGCTCGGCAAGCTCGACCACGGTCAGGCAACCACGCACTGGATCCACGCGGACGCCTTCCGGCGGCTGTTCCCGCACATCGACCTCGACCCGGAGGTCCTGTTCATCGACAACGGCGACGTGCTCACCTCGGCGGGCAACGCTGCGGGAATTGACTTGCTACTACACGTGATTCGTCGTGATCTCGGCACTGAGGCCGCCAACCGCGTCGCGCGCGGATGCGTCGTGGCGCCATGGCGGGACGGCGGGCAGGCACAGTTCATCGACCGGCCAGTGCCGGCGCCGACCGAGGGTGGCACCGCAGCGACCCGGGCCTGGGCGCTGGAGCATCTCGCCGAGGATCTGTCGTTGCCCGTGCTCGCCCGACGTTCGGAGATGAGCGTTCGCACCTTCACCCGACGTTTTCGGGAGGAGACCGGTGAGAGTGCGGGGGAGTGGGTGCTCCGCCGCCGGGTCGAGCACGCTCGACACCTGCTGGAGACGACGAGCTGGTCGGTGGATCGCGTCGCCGCTGACTGCGGCTTCGGCACGTCCGCGTCCTTCCGTGCCCAGTTCCGGGCGTCCGTCGGACTGCCGCCCTCGGCCTATCGGCGGACCTATCTCACCTCGGCCTGACGCGAGCGCCTCACGCGAAGCGGTGGCGGGTGTGGGTGAACGGGCCCTTGCCGAAGGCCAGGGCCTTGCGGATCGGGACGCTGTAGACCGTGGACCGCTCATCGCGACCCGCCTGCCTGAACTCACCGTCGACGACCTCGTACTGCCAGGTACCGTCCCACTTCTGGGCCCACAGCTCGGCGAGCCGGGTCAGCGCGGCGGGGTCGGTCACCAGCGTGGCCTCGCCTTCGACCACCACGTCCAAGCCGGACTGCCAGTCGTTGGACCCGGTGAGCAGAATGACGTGCGGGTTGGCCTGCAGGTTGATGTCCTTCTGCTCGGTCGGGCCGGTGGTGAAGTACATCGTGTCGTCGAGCAGGACCGCCACCAGCGGGCTCACGTGTGGTCGGCCGTCCGCGCGGACCGTGACCACCCAGAACAGCTGAGCCTGATCGAGCTCGCCCCGGGTCGTCTCCCATGGCGTCGCGCTGGTGTCTGCCTCGCTGAAGCGTTGGTCCAGCTCGGTCTGTGGAGTCGTCACGATCGGTCCTCTCGCTCAGGGCTCGTCGCGGCCGCGACGAGCCGGTCGATGGTCTGCGCGGCAGCGAACCCACCGGCGAACCTGTTGCGCAGGACGGCCACGGCCACCCCGCTGTCGATGTCGGCGTACCCGACGCAGCCGTTCATCCCGAGCATGCCGAACGTGCTGCCCGGGCGAGCCCCGAGTGCGGGTCTGGCGAGGCTGTAGCCGAAGCCAAGCTCGGTCGGCATGTCCATCACGACGTCGCGACCGCGGTAGTGCACCTCGGCCAAGTCTCGTCGACGCCCGTCCGAGACCAGGTCCACGCCTCGTACGTGCCCGAGCAGCCCGGCGTACATCCGGGCCAGCGCGCGGGCCGAGGCGACGCCCTGTGAAGGGATATCGGCGGTCAGCACGTCGACGCGGTTAACGGTGTCCGGATCGGGCACGAACGGCATGGCGCGCCCGATCGGCGATCCCGGTGGAGGGGGCGGCGATGGCTCGTCATCGGCGAGCAGCACCTGGCGCGCGACGCGAGGCAGCGCCTCCTGCGGTACGCCGAAGTACAGCTCGTCGGTCATGTCCAGCGGGTCGCTGATCGCGTCCCGTAGTGCTGCGGACGCGGTCCGCCCCGTGATGCGCCGCACGGTCTCGCCGAGCAGGAAGCCGTAGGTGTGGGCGTGGTAGCCCAGCGCCGAGCCAGGCGGCCACCACGGTGACTGGTCGGCGAGGGCGGTGCACATCCGGTCCCAGTCGGTCAGGTCGGTCGCCGTGGTGCCAGAGGGAAGGCCGGGGACTCCGGCCGTGTGCAGCAGCGCGTGTCGGACGGTGACCGCGGACTTGCCATGGGTGGCGAACTCCGGCCAGACCTCGGCGATCGGCTTGTCGTAGTGGACGACGCCGCGCTCGGACAGGACGTGGACCACGGAGGCCATCACCGCCTTGGCAGCCGAGCCGATCCAGAAGAGCGTGTCCGGCCGGACGGCTGCATTGGTCTCGATATCGGCCGTGCCCGCTGTCGCCTCGACGACGACGGTGCCGTGCTGGATG includes these proteins:
- a CDS encoding ABC transporter ATP-binding protein, encoding MTTAMPYPAPPQAHLVTGLMGANLTKSYASAQESPPALRGVTVVVQPGEAVAVMGPSGSGKTTLLHLLAGVLQPDGGQVSLDGADVSGASDAERTRLRRETFGFVFQSGQLLPELPAIENVALPLMLGGTPRRDAEDRAGALFAPLGLAGLERRRPGELSGGQAQRVAIARSLVGQPRVVFADEPTGALDQRTGAEVMQHLTGLTHQLGASLVLVTHDAGVAAWCHRTITMRDGQIIGEERR
- a CDS encoding MFS transporter, whose protein sequence is MTLSPTPSAVSRRIHPAWWIAGVTFLTIIGAAGFRSTPGVLMDPLHEEFGWPHGVIGAAVSVNLLLFGLTAPFSAALMERFGVRRVVTGALLLVSVGSLLPVWMTHSWQLILCWGVLVGLGTGSMSMAMVATITSRWFVARRGLVSGILTAAGATGQLIFLPVLAHLADAKGWRWAAVLTAGVALLVVPLVLWRMRDHPGAMGTTAYGAPAGTPVAAPPAPTTGIATLALRTLRDAAKEPIFWLLAATFAVCGASTNGLVGTHFIPAAHDHGMAAPAAASLLALIGIFDVVGTIFSGWLTDRMSSGALLAAYYGLRGLSLFLLPTLFAANVHPSMFVFILFYGLDWVATVPPTMALCRQFFGDRAPIVFGWVFASHQIGAAIAAVLAGVVRDRLGNYDLAWYVSGALCLLAAGLCLLMVGGRQQPSTAEDRDEVADAVTQV
- a CDS encoding GlxA family transcriptional regulator, which gives rise to METLRPVQAPTHRVVVLALEGAVAFELGLPHRFFATSSLLPGWPSNPTGEPPYDVAMCTVDDGPITTSAGYQVLPSHSREALATADTVVLVGMPWHEVMENGKLDAPIREALALVPDSARWLSICTGAFVLAALGKLDHGQATTHWIHADAFRRLFPHIDLDPEVLFIDNGDVLTSAGNAAGIDLLLHVIRRDLGTEAANRVARGCVVAPWRDGGQAQFIDRPVPAPTEGGTAATRAWALEHLAEDLSLPVLARRSEMSVRTFTRRFREETGESAGEWVLRRRVEHARHLLETTSWSVDRVAADCGFGTSASFRAQFRASVGLPPSAYRRTYLTSA
- a CDS encoding pyridoxamine 5'-phosphate oxidase family protein, which translates into the protein MTTPQTELDQRFSEADTSATPWETTRGELDQAQLFWVVTVRADGRPHVSPLVAVLLDDTMYFTTGPTEQKDINLQANPHVILLTGSNDWQSGLDVVVEGEATLVTDPAALTRLAELWAQKWDGTWQYEVVDGEFRQAGRDERSTVYSVPIRKALAFGKGPFTHTRHRFA
- a CDS encoding serine hydrolase domain-containing protein, producing MSDLADRVQIALEEMVRSGAETGLQVCVIQHGTVVVEATAGTADIETNAAVRPDTLFWIGSAAKAVMASVVHVLSERGVVHYDKPIAEVWPEFATHGKSAVTVRHALLHTAGVPGLPSGTTATDLTDWDRMCTALADQSPWWPPGSALGYHAHTYGFLLGETVRRITGRTASAALRDAISDPLDMTDELYFGVPQEALPRVARQVLLADDEPSPPPPPGSPIGRAMPFVPDPDTVNRVDVLTADIPSQGVASARALARMYAGLLGHVRGVDLVSDGRRRDLAEVHYRGRDVVMDMPTELGFGYSLARPALGARPGSTFGMLGMNGCVGYADIDSGVAVAVLRNRFAGGFAAAQTIDRLVAAATSPEREDRS